In Centropristis striata isolate RG_2023a ecotype Rhode Island chromosome 15, C.striata_1.0, whole genome shotgun sequence, a genomic segment contains:
- the LOC131986902 gene encoding odorant receptor 131-2-like has product MSYENQSQTNSTVGLQYQGYFARVLFSVLSTMSCCVFLFINGTMLFTLRSKTVFRETSRYVLLFNLLFADTVQMALSQLLYILAACSILLTYPVCGVLTMLANLTNVISPLTLVVMSLERFVAVCYPLRHSTIITIRNTELSIFVVWTISSLNVLTRVVLLLDFPFEDLESLQMKDFCALETMLLGTMSVVYFEASTYSLFVSAGVVVTSSYIGVIIAARSASTDKASTQKARNTLLLHLVQLGLSLSSTIYNPLLIAIYKVLDIITFVHIQRFLYVCIIIFPRCLSSLIYGIRDQTIRPILVYNLCCQWRGSLSHPVVRAKAKI; this is encoded by the coding sequence ATGTCATATGAAAATCAGTCTCAGACCAACAGCACGGTTGGACTGCAGTATCAGGGGTACTTTGCACGAGTattgttttcagttttgtctACAATGTcatgctgtgtgtttctcttcatTAATGGGACCATGTTATTCACCTTGAGGAGTAAAACTGTGTTCCGTGAGACTTCACGTTATGTTCTTCTGTTTAACCTCCTTTTTGCAGACACTGTACAGATGGCTCTGAGTCAGTTATTATACATACTGGCTGCTTGTAGTATATTGTTGACATATCCTGTATGTGGTGTTCTCACTATGCTTGCCAATCTCACAAATGTAATCTCTCCTCTCACACTGGTGGTGATGTCTCTGGAGAGATTTGTGGCTGTGTGCTACCCACTGAGGCACtctaccatcatcaccatcagaaacacagaattatcaaTATTTGTGGTTTGGACCATCAGTTCACTAAATGTTCTCACAAGAGTTGTTTTACTTTTAGATTTTCCATTTGAAGACCTAGAGAGCCTGCAGATGAAAGATTTTTGTGCCTTAGAAACTATGTTGCTTGGCACAATGtctgttgtttattttgaagCCTCCACTtattctctgtttgtttcagctGGTGTGGTAGTCACTTCCTCCTATATTGGTGTGATAATAGCAGCCAGGTCAGCTTCCACAGACAAAGCTTCAACCCAAAAGGCTCGTAACACACTGCTGTTACATCTGGTGCAGCTGGGCCTCAGTCTGTCTTCAACAATATACAACCCACTGCTTATTGCTATCTATAAAGTCTTAGACATTATAACATTTGTGCACATACAAAGATTTCTTTATGTGTGTATTATCATCTTTCCCAGATGTCTGAGTTCTCTTATCTATGGAATCAGAGACCAGACCATCAGACCGATCCTTGTTTACAATCTTTGCTGTCAGTGGAGAGGCTCACTTTCCCACCCAGTTGTCCGAGCCAAGgcaaagatctga
- the LOC131986903 gene encoding odorant receptor 131-2-like, producing MSYANQSQTNSTVGMQYQGLLALVLFSIVATVPCCVFLFINGTMLFTLRSKTMFLETSRYILLFNLLFADTVQMALSQLFYMLSACRIWLTYPVCGVLTMLAYLTNVISPLTLVVMSMERFVAVCYPLRHSTIITIRNTELAIFAVWTISSLNVLTRVILLLDFPFEDLKSLQMKDFCATETMLLGPMSGVYVAAFTYFLFVLAGVVVTCSYIGVIITARSASTNKGSTQKARNTLLLHLVQLGLSLSSTIYNPLVMAIYKVLDRITFLQIQIFLYLCIIIFPKCLSSLIYGIRDQTIRPILVYNLCCQWRGSLSHPVVPAKAKI from the coding sequence ATGTCATATGCAAATCAGAGTCAGACCAACAGCACTGTTGGAATGCAGTATCAGGGGTTACTTGCATTAGTGTTGTTTTCCATTGTAGCTACAGTACcatgctgtgtgtttctcttcatTAATGGGACCATGTTATTCACCTTGAGGAGTAAAACTATGTTTCTTGAGACTTCACGTTATATTCTTCTGTTTAACCTCCTTTTTGCAGACACTGTACAGATGGCTCTGAGTCAGTTATTTTACATGCTGTCTGCTTGTAGAATATGGTTGACATATCCTGTATGTGGTGTTCTCACTATGCTTGCGTATCTCACAAATGTAATCTCTCCTCTCACACTGGTGGTGATGTCTATGGAGAGATTTGTGGCTGTGTGCTACCCACTGAGACACtctaccatcatcaccatcagaaACACAGAATTAGCTATCTTTGCAGTTTGGACAATCAGTTCACTAAATGTTCTCACAagagttattttacttttagatTTTCCATTTGAAGACCTAAAGAGCCTGCAGATGAAAGATTTTTGTGCCACAGAAACTATGTTGCTTGGCCCAATGTCTGGTGTTTATGTTGCAGCCTTcacttattttctgtttgttttagctGGTGTGGTTGTGACTTGCTCCTATATTGGTGTGATAATAACAGCCAGGTCAGCTTCCACAAACAAAGGTTCAACCCAAAAGGCTCGTAACACACTGCTGTTACATCTGGTGCAGCTGGGCCTCAGTCTGTCTTCAACCATATACAACCCACTGGTTATGGCTATATATAAAGTCTTAGACAGGATAACATTTCtgcaaatacaaatatttctttatttgtgtATTATCATCTTTCCAAAATGCCTAAGTTCTCTCATCTATGGAATCAGAGACCAGACCATCAGACCGATCCTTGTTTACAATCTTTGCTGTCAGTGGAGAGGCTCACTTTCCCACCCAGTTGTCCCGGCCAAGgcaaagatctga
- the LOC131986904 gene encoding odorant receptor 131-2-like, giving the protein MSYENQSQTNSTVGMQYQGLLALVLFSFVTTVPCCVFLFINGTMLFTLRSKTVFYETSRYILLFNLLFADTVQMALGQLFYMLSSCRIWLTYPVCGVLTMLAYLTNVISPLTLVVMSMERFVAVCYPLRHSTIITIRNTELAIFVIWTISSLNVLNRVILLLDFPFEDLESLQMKDFCATETMLLGPMSGVYVAAFTYFLFVSAGVVVTSSYIGVIIAARSASTDKASTQKARNTLLLHLVQLGLSLSSTIFNPLVMAIYKVLDRIAFLQIQVFLYVFIIILPKCLSSLIYGIRDQTIRPILVYNLCCQWRGSLSHPVVPAKAKI; this is encoded by the coding sequence ATGTCATATGAAAATCAGAGTCAGACCAACAGCACTGTTGGAATGCAGTATCAGGGGTTACTTGCATTGGTGTTGTTTTCCTTTGTAACTACAGTACcatgctgtgtgtttctcttcatTAATGGGACCATGTTATTCACCTTGAGGAGTAAAACTGTGTTCTATGAGACTTCACGTTATATTCTTCTGTTTAACCTCCTTTTTGCAGACACTGTACAGATGGCTCTGGGTCAGTTATTTTACATGCTGTCTTCTTGCAGAATATGGTTGACATATCCTGTATGTGGTGTTCTCACTATGCTTGCCTATCTCACAAATGTAATCTCTCCTCTCACACTGGTGGTGATGTCTATGGAGAGATTTGTGGCTGTGTGCTACCCACTGAGGCACtctaccatcatcaccatcagaaACACAGAATTAGCTATCTTTGTGATTTGGACCATCAGTTCACTAAATGTTCTCAATagagttattttacttttagatTTTCCATTTGAAGACCTAGAGAGCCTGCAGATGAAAGATTTTTGTGCCACAGAAACTATGTTGCTCGGCCCAATGTCTGGTGTTTATGTTGCAGCCtttacttattttctgtttgtttcagctGGTGTGGTAGTCACTTCCTCCTATATTGGTGTGATAATAGCAGCCAGGTCAGCTTCCACAGACAAAGCTTCAACCCAAAAGGCTCGTAACACACTGCTGTTACATCTGGTGCAGCTGGGCCTCAGTCTGTCTTCAACAATATTCAACCCACTGGTTATGGCTATCTATAAAGTCTTAGACAGGATAGCATTTCTGCAAATACAAGTATTTCtttatgtgtttattatcattttaccaAAATGCCTAAGTTCTCTCATCTATGGAATCAGAGACCAGACCATCAGACCGATCCTCGTTTACAATCTTTGCTGTCAGTGGAGAGGCTCACTTTCCCACCCAGTTGTCCCGGCCAAGgcaaagatctga